TGTTCCGGCTTCCTCCCCTGGATCTTTTGGAGAAGGTTCCGGAGAGCAGCAGCCCCGTGGATGAAGACTTTCTGCGTTCACAATCTGAAATACTTGAAAAAAAACTGGCGGACTTCGGGGTTGACGGCCGGGTTGTCACCGTAACACCGGGGCCTGTCATTACAACCTTTGAGTATAAGCCCGCACCGGGTGTAAAAATCAGTAAGGTGACAAATCTGGCCGATGATCTTGCTCTGGCACTGAAGGCCATGAGCATACGGATCATTGCGCCCATTCCGGGAAAGGCCGCCATCGGCATAGAAGTGCCCAATGCCGTGCGGGAGATGGTGCATTTCCGTGAGATCGTGGTTTCGGAGTCTTTCCGGAAGAGTAAATCGCCCTTAACCGTTTGTCTGGGTAAGGATATAGTGGGGCTTCCCGTTGCCGTTGAAATGGACCGTATGCCCCATCTCCTCATTGCCGGTGCCACAGGAGCAGGAAAAAGCGTGGGGCTGAATGTCATGATTACAAGTCTGCTTTTCAAAGCCTCTCCCGAGGAGGTAAAGCTGATCATGATAGACCCCAAGCGCATTGAGCTGTCTGTATATGATGGTATTCCCCACCTCATTACTCCGGTGGTGACAGATATGAAAAAAGCCACAGCGGCATTGTTTTGGGCCGTAAAAGAAATGGAGCGGCGCTATGAGCTCCTTGCAGGATTGAGATGCCGCAATATCGGTCAGTATAATGAAAAAGTCAGGGCTGTTCGGGAAGATCCCGGAAAATTACCGAATGAACCGGAAGAAGATTGTCTTCCTGAAAAGCTTCCTTATATTGTTATCGTAATTGATGAACTGGCTGACCTGATGATGGTGGCATCCAAGGATGTGGAGGTGGCTCTGGCACGACTTGCCCAGATGGCCAGAGCGGCGGGTATCCATATCATCCTTGCAACCCAGCGGCCTTCCGTGGATGTTCTGACAGGAATCATCAAGGCCAACTTCCCCACGCGCATGGCTTTTCAGGTTTCTTCCCGTATCGATTCCAGAACCATTCTGGATACCTCCGGGGCGGAGGCATTGCTGGGTAATGGGGATATGCTGTTCATGCCTCCGGGGACGGCCCGCTTGCAGCGTATACACGGGGCTTATATAGGAGAAGATGCTCTGATGGGAGTGATTGCATTCCTGAAGGAGCAGGGGGAGCCGGAGTATCTGTCGGAAGTTACGGAAGCCTTTGCGGGTAATGGAGATGGAGACAGTGAAGGTGGTGGCGGGGATCACGATGCCCGTTATGATGAGGCGGTGGCTCTGGTAGCCAGGAATCGTCAGGCTTCCATTTCCATGGTTCAGCGCCATCTCCGCATAGGTTACAACCGGGCGGCCAGAATCATAGAGGCCATGGAGCAGGAGGGCGTAATCGGTCCTGCTGACGGAGCTAAGCCCAGAGAGGTGCTGGTTCCTGCTTTTGACGAAATACCCTAGGTCTGCCATGGTACACCCGTGGCAATGCGGGATACGGTTGCATGAAAAACGTGCAAGGAAGGGGAGTTGTTTTTGTGTATAATACTGATCTGATTGAACGGACAAAAGGTTTTATGGACCCGGAAGAAGGGGAGCGCCTTTTTCAGCTGGCGCTGGATGCAGGGCGTATGGGACCCTGCCTTGAAATAGGCAGCTACTGCGGGAAATCAGCCCTTTACATGGGGCCGGCTTGTCAGTCACATGGGGGGATTCTCTATTCCATTGATCATCACAGGGGCAATGAAGAGCAGCAGCCTGGAGAACTCTATCATGACCCGGAGCTGGTTGACCCCCGTACCGGCCGTATGGACACTCTGTTTTTTCTGCGGAAAGTTCTGGCAGAAGCGGAACTGGAAGATACGGTGGTCCCCCTTGTTGGCGGGTCAGACCACATTGCCCGTTTCTGGCATACTCCCCTTTCCCTTGTTTTTATTGATGGGGGGCACACATTCAAGGCGGCGTATACGGATTATGTGAGCTGGTTTTCCCATGTGCAGCCCGGTGGTTTTTTAGTGGTGCATGATATTTTTGAGCGTCCGGAGGACGGGGGGCAGGCTCCCTGGTATGTTTATGAAACGGCTAAAAAATCAGGTCTTTTTGAAGAGCTGCCCCGTACAAAGTCCCTTGGGGTGCTGCGGCGTTATCGGCCGGGGGAATTGCCTCCGGATCTTCCTGAATGAGCAGGGGGCGGGATGGCCGGAGTAGGGGTGAACATGGTCTGCATTGACAGATTCTGTGTATTTTGTTAGTTTATATAAGTTTTGAAAGTAAAATCTGAATGAAGTATGAACATTCTGACAGAAACTGACTGAACTGAATATCTGACCGGAGCGGATGGATATTTTGGTGGATGTTATTTTACAGTAAACGTTCCTACAAACGGATTGAATACAGACACATGAATGCTTTTCTGCGACCTGAACTTCCTTCTGAAAGCGGCTTTCCCATTGCAAGGGCCGGATACCCGTTTATTTTGATTTCCGTTTTTGTGACGGCCATTGCTGCCCTTGCTGGGTGGGCATGGCTGACTGGATTGGGGCTTTGCGCCAGCCTTTTCTGCTTCTGGTTTTTTCGTGACCCGGATCGTCTGATTCCGGCTGATCCGGAAGCCATGGTTTCGCCTGCCGACGGGAAAGTAATTGTAGCACAAAGGGTGGATTCTCATCCTTATGGAGATGGGCCTGCATTTCAGATCAGTATTTTCATGTCTGTCTTCAATGTTCATGTGAACAGAATTCCCTTTGACGGTACTGTACGGGAGATTCGGTATCAGCCCGGGCGTTTTTTTAATGCCAGTCTTGACAAAGCGTCAAAGGATAATGAGCGGAATGCACTTCTCATAGAGACCCCGTCTTCGGTAAAATTCTGGACCGTGCAGGTGGCAGGCCTTGTGGCCCGCCGTATCATCTGCAGAGTACGGGAAGGTGATCAGGTATCAAGGGGCGTTCGTTTTGGGATTATCTGTTTTGGATCCCGCCTGGATCTGTATCTGCCCGAAGGTTTTGCGTGCTCCGTCAAAGTGGGTGAGCGTGTGTCCGCTGGCACAACAACACTGGGGAGTCTGAGATGAAAAAAACAAATGGGATGTCCCGCGCCCGGAAGGGTGTGTATGTGCTGCCTAATATGTTAACTTCCATGAATCTTTTCTGTGGCTTTTATGCCATTATCTCTGCCATCAACGGGCAGTACGAGACAGCGGCTATCTCTATTTTTGTCGCTATTGTTTTTGATATACTGGATGGCAAGGTGGCCAGGGCAACCAATACAACCAGCCGATTCGGCATAGAGTATGACTCCCTTGCCGATCTGATTTCCTTTGGTCTGGCCCCGGGTCTGCTGATTTATCTCTGGGCTTTACAGCCTATGGGAAGGTTGGGATGGCTTGCTGCTTTTCTTTTCATGATCTGCGGAGCTTTGCGCCTGGCTCGTTTCAATTCCATGGTGGACGCGACTCCCGGAAGTGATTTTTCTGGTCTTCCCATTCCCGGAGCGGCGGCCATGGCGGCCACAACGCTGCTTTTGTGTGAACGAACGCTGGTAAGTTTTGTGGAATGGCCTTTTATTCCCATGATTATGCTGTATGCGCTTTCTTTTCTCATGGTAAGTAATGTCCGTTATAGCAGTTTTAAAAAACACAGCCTTTTCAAACGGTTTAACTTCCATGTGCTGGTGGCCTGCATACTGATCTTTGTGTTCATTGCTGCCGAACCACCGGTGGCCCTTTTTCTTATTTCCCTTATCTATGTTCTTTCCGGTCCCCTTGGGATGCTGAAGGGGCATAAGGATGAACCGGTAGAAGAGGTTTTGGGAGAAGAAAAGCTGGACAGCTGATCAGAGAATAAGAGAGACAGGCAAGGATCCATTCTTCAATCCTGAAGGAATTGGGAATGGATCTTTATTTTTATAATTCTATCAGGTTCTGAGAATGGTGTATAAAAGACAGGCGGTCTGGTCCCTGCCGTCATTCGGGTGATTTTCAGGCCCGAAGAGTTTTATGGAACCTCCGGTTGGCCTTTACCAATAGTCTCTCTCTGCAAGCAGGCCGGACTTTATACCCCCTTGTTTGAAAACCGTAAGGAGTTTGCATTACCATGTCCGGAAAACTTTTGAATGTTGCCGTTGCCGGTGCAACGGGTGCCGTTGGCAATGAAATGATCCGTGGTCTTGAGTCTCGTAACTTTCCCGTTAAGTCGTTGAAACTTCTTGCTTCCAGCCGTTCCGTTGGACGGACGTTGTCATTTCGGGGGCAGGATATAGCCGTGGAAGAGCTTACAGCAGATTCGTTTACGGGCGTGGATATAGCTCTGTTTTCCGCAGGCGGTGGACCGAGCCTTGCGTTTGCCCCCCATGCGGCAGCAGCGGGGTGTGTCGTGGTGGATAATTCCAGTGCCTGGCGCATGGACCCTGATGTCCCCCTTGTGGTCCCTGAGGCCAACCCGGAGGCTGTTGCTGGCTATGTGGGTAAGGGTATTATTGCCAATCCGAATTGTTCTACCATACAGATGCTGGTGGCATTGGCGCCCATTCATCGTACATACGGGCTGAAGCGCATTGTGGTTTCAACCTATCAGGCGGTGTCTGGTACGGGTAAAAAAGCCATTGACGAACTGTCCGTACAGACACAGGCTGTTCTTGACAGGGCAGATCCGGTATGCGGAGTGTATCCCCATCGTATTGCCTTCAATTGTTTGCCCCATATTGATGTTTTTCTGGAAAATGGGTATACGAAAGAAGAGATGAAGATGGTGAACGAAACCAGAAAAATTCTTGGGGACGCCACCATCGGTATCACGGCTACAACCGTTCGTGTGCCAGTTTTTTATGGGCATTCTGAAGCTGTGAATGTCGAAACCCGTATGCCCTTTGATATGAAGGATGTCCGGAACCTGCTTCGAGCTGCACCCGGTGTGCGTGTGGTGGATGACCCTGCGGGTAATGTGTATCCCATGGCCATTGATGCGACTGGCCAGGATGATACTCTGGTGGGACGTATTCGAAGGGATGAATCCATGGAGAATGCCATGAACCTTTGGATTGTGGCGGATAATATCCGCAAAGGTGCAGCCACCAACACCATTCAGATTGCCGAAATACTGGCTGAAAAGTACCTTTGATATCTGTTCTTGTGAGAATTTTATTTTGAATAAGTACGGTTTTTACTGTGTGGGATGCCTTCCATCGTGGGATCACTGACGGAGGCGTTTCTGAAACATATGTCTTCATTCTGAAGACAGTATCGGTGAAATATCAAAGAGGATGGAACTTCTTATCCGATCATGGCAGAAGTTTCATCTTCTTTTACTTAGGCTGTTGAACAAAGAAAACAGGAGTTTTTCCATTGGAACGTATTCCCATTACCAAGGAAGGGTATGAGCACCTTAAAAAGGAGCTTGAACATCTGAAGAGTGTAGAAAGGCCCAGGAATATAGAGGCCATAGAGGTTGCCCGTGCCCATGGCGATCTTTCTGAAAATGCTGAGTACGATGCTGCCAAGGAGCGGCAGTCCTTTCTTGAAGGCCGTATTGCAGACCTCAGCTTCAAGCTGGCTAATGCCGATGTAATTGATACATCGAAGGTTACCAGAGATAAGGTGGTGTTTGGTTGCCGCATCCTTCTGGAGAATGTGGACTCCGGTGCTGAGGTGACCTATCAGCTCGTGGGTCCGGATGAATCGGATATCAGTAAGGGCAAAATCTCCGTATCCTCTCCCCTGGGCAGGGCTATCCTTGGCAAGGTCCCCGGAGATGAGGTTGTGGTGGATGCTCCCGGTGGTAAACGTTGTTATGAGCTTGTGGATATTTTATAAAACCCAGTAACAAAGGAGCCGTTCATGGCACGTGTGACCATTGAAGACTGTCTGAGTAAAGTTCCCAACCGGTTTAAGCTTGTGCATATGGCTGCTAAACGGGTACGCCAGCTGCGGGAGGGATCTGAGTATCTGGTACAGCGGGCAAAAAATGAGGATGTGGTAATGGCTTTGCGGGAGATTGCCGCGGGTCGGGTTGTCTCGGATACGGACTCCGGCAGCAAAAAGGGTGATAAATAAGCTTGCTGGAAAAAAATAAAAATTATACCAAAATCTCCAAGGCGGTAGGCAGGGCCGCTTTTCAGTATCGGATGTTTGATTCAGGAGAGCGTATAGCCGTTGGCCTTTCCGGAGGTAAAGACAGCCTTACTCTGCTCCGGGTGCTGGTGGACCGGCAGCGCATTTCGGCCATCCCGTACACGCTGCATCCCGTTTATGTGGACCCTGGTTTTGACGGCGGTTTCGATCAAGACCTGGTCCGGTGGTGCGCCGAACTGGGACTTTCCCTTACCGTAGAAAAAACGACCCATGGCCCCCTTGCCCACAGTGAGGAAAACCGTAAAAAGAGTCCCTGTTTTCTCTGCGCACTTATGCGGCGGAAGCGTCTCTTTTCCATTGCCGGAGATATGGGATGCCGGACTCTTGCTCTGGGGCATACCAAAGATGACATCATTGAAACACTTTTTATGAATATGTGTTACGCGGGTAAGATCGGTACCATGGTACCCCGCCAGGATCTTTTTAAGGGACGGTTGCGCATTATAAGGCCTCTCAGTCTGGTGGATGAGCAGCAGATTGTGAAATTGACGCGGACTTTTCCAGATCTTTTTCCCGTGTTCAGCAATCCATGCCCATCTGCGGCACATAGCAAGCGCAGGCAGATTAAGGGGTTTCTCGAAACCCTCTATCGTCAGGATAAAAAAATTAAAAACAATGTTTTCAGATCTATGGGCAATGTGCGCATGGAGTACATGCTGCAGTCTCCCCCGGAGGCAGACTGTCACAACCCGCATACGGGTGAGGATGAGGAATGAAAGATGTGCAGCGTCAGCGGGATGAGCGTAATCTGCCCATTGACAAGGTGGGTATCAAGAATCTGAAATATCCCATTACGGTTCTGGACCGTGAAAAGGGCAGGCAGCAGACCGTTGCGGATATATCCATGTATGTGGATCTGCCCCATGATGCCAAGGGCACCCATATGAGCCGCTTTGTGGAAATGCTGCATCTTTTCCGTGAGGAGGTTTCCCTTCGGTCCTTTTCAACCATTCTGCAGGAAATGCGTACCCTGCTGGAGGCAGAAAGAGCTCATATTGATGTGACCTTTCCGTATTTTATCGAAAAGAAAGCACCCGTGAGTAAAGAGCCGGGACTGATGGATTATTCCTGCACCATTTCCGGGTCCATATCCGCAGAAGGCAGAACGGATCTTCTTTCCACGGTTCGGGTACCGGTAATGTCGGTTTGTCCCTGTTCGTTAGAAATCAGCGACATTGGTGCCCATACCCAGAGGGGGATGGTGACGGTTTCTGTGCGTTTCCGGAAATTTTTCTGGATAGAGGCTCTTATTCAAAGAATTGAAGGCTGTGCTTCCAGCGATGTTTTTTCCGTGCTGAAAAGAGTGGATGAAAAAGCGGTAACGGAGCATGCTTTCCGGAATCCCAAATTTGTAGAGGATATTGTGCGGGATGTGGCCCTTTCTTTACAGGAAGATCCCAACATTACCTGGTTTTCCGTGAGTGCGGAAAATTATGAATCCATTCATAACCACAGTGCCTTTGCCCAGATTGCCAGCGAATCTCTGCAAGCTCTTTAAAGGCTTTTCTTTCCTGAAGCATGGGCGTATGGTGCAACAGTCCGGTTACCTTCGGGGTATCCGTTTTGTTGAACAGCGGGCAATTCTGTTATGCCCCCTTACAGGAGAGAAATGATGATTCGTCGTAACCCCAGTGGGGATTTGCCGCAGGTCCACCCGGAAGCCTATGTGGACAATACAGCTATCATTTGTGGCAAGGTAATCATTGAGGAAAATGTGTATGTGGGACCTTATGCGGTCATCCGAGCCGATGAAACGGATGCATCAGGCAGTCTGGATCCCATTGTCATCCGTGCCAATTCCAATATACAGGATGGCGTTGTCATCCATTCCAAGGCCGGTGCACCTGTAACCATAGGTTTTTCCACATCCATTGCCCATCGTTCGATTATTCATGGTCCCTGTACCATCGGTGACAAGGTTTTTATCGGATTCAACAGCGTTATTTTCAATTCCACAGTCGGAGACGGTTGTGTTGTCCGCCACAATGCCGTGGTGGATGGCTGTGATCTGCCACCGGAATTCTATGTTCCTTCCACCATGCAGCTGGATGCGGATTCCGACCTGGATAATATTCCAAGGGTGCATGCGGAAGCATCAGAGTTTTCGGAATCTGTTGTCTGTGCCAACCATGAACTGGTAAAGGGATACAAGGCCTTGAGCAATGAGTTTTAACATGCTGTGATCCATGGTTTGTGTCTGGTAATGATGCCTGAAAAAATCAGCTCTTTTGAAATAAAGGGGTGTTTTTTTCAGGCTTTTTTGTTTTGAACGTCCAGACGTTCGTATTTTTTTGTGCGGCTCGGTCGAGCAGCCGAAACCCTTCGGCTGTATCTGAGGGCTTCGTGCGGAAGTACCGGGTTGCATGCATGGGCGCGCTTCTGATCATGGAGGTTGACAGGAAGGTTTTTTCTATGGTTAAAAGACAAAACAATGATTCGGCCGGTCGGCCGAGCGAAAAAGCGGAGGGGCCATGACGGTTTTGGAAAGAACCAGGGGATATGCCCGCAGTGAGATTCTGGATGCGGCAACCCGTCTTTTTCTGGATAAAGGCGTAGACAAGGCTTCCTTGTCGGATATTGCTTCCGGTGCGGGTGTCAGCAAGGGGACATTGCATTACCATTTTGCATCTAAAAATGATTTGATATTTGCCATCACGGAAGCCCACATGGAGTCGATTACCGCAGAACTGTTGAGAGTTCTGGATCATCGGGGGGAGAATCCAGAAGAGCTGTTTTCTCTGCTTATGACGTCTCTCCTTGAGGCCAGAACCAGAGGGCGTCTTCATCTTCATCTGGTTGGTGAGGCCGTAGGCGATAATTCCGTATTGGGGAAAAGGATAGAAACAAGCTACCAGCGCTGGGAGGAAATGCTGTCTGCCGCATTATTACGCCTGTTTCCAGGCCACAGAGCGGCGGGAGCAGTGGCCAGCCTTATGATAGCCATCATTGACGGATTTATTATTCAGGATCTTATAAGGCAGAATGAGCTGCCGCTGTCCCTGCTGATTGAATCTTTGATGGCTATGAACAGGAGCTTTGTGGTGCAGGATATTTCGGAAGAAGAGAGTTTCCGGAAGGGGTAGATATGCAGGTGAGTCGTTACTTTACGGAGTAGGAGTCAGCCATCGGTCACTAAACCAGAGAGGAGAAAGCCGTGCCGCGAGAATATGGCCCCGTAAAACCGGGACGTAAGTGGTTGAAGGAGGGGGTTGCGCGTATTGTTTTTTTTGTTTTGGGCAGAGCATTTCAATCAGCAGCGCGCATGGATGAGGGGATACGTAGGGAAGTTGCCCAGTGGGAGGAGGGGTTTCGCCTTGCCATGAGAATTCTTCCCGATGGTCCATCCATGGGGCTGACGAAAAGAGATGGGCGTATCCGTTATGTGGGTGAAGGCTCAGTGGATGCGGATTTGGTGATCCGGTTTAAAAATATCGAAAGTGCCTTCCTTGTTTTGACGCCCCAGATGGGCTCTGCCAGAGCCTTTGCGGAGAATCGCATCGGGCTTGTGGGGGATGTGGCCCGTTCCATGTCCTTTGTGCGCTGTCTGGACCGGCTGCTGGCTTATATGTACCCGGCATTTATCTGCAACAGGCTGGTGAAACGTATGCCTCAGATCAAACGCCCCTTCCGGCGCAGGCTCTATTTGTATGTATTGGGAATTCCATTTGGTATCTGATTGAACCCACCGTAAGGAGAAAGAATCATGCTGCCTTCCAGTTTTGAGTTCCATAATCCGGTTAAAATTATTTCCGGTTACAAAGTACTGGATAATCTGCCCTATGAGCTTTCGCAGATGGGTGCTGAACGTCCCCTTATCATAACGGACAGGGGCGTTGTGGAGGCGGGTCTTGTGCGCATAGTCCGTTCTGCTTTTGACAGTTCCGGTATGACCATTGGTGCTGTTTATGATGATGTTCCTCCGGATTCGTCCGTGGATACGGTTAACGCCATAGCCGATGTGTACCGGAAAAACCAATGTGATAGCCTGGTGGCTGTGGGAGGCGGTTCTCCCATAGATACGGCCAAAGGCGTGAATATTCTGGTTTCCCATGAAAAGGGGACCTTGAAGGATTATATGGGGGCGGATCGCCTAAGTGGCCCCCTGAAACCGTTGGTTGTGGTGCCTACCACAGCCGGAACGGGGTCGGAAGTTACCCTTGTAGCTGTCATTGCGGATACCCGGGATAATGTGAAAATGGCTTTTGTCTCGCGTCATCTGATGCCGGATGTAGCCCTGCTGGATCCTAGGATGACCCTTACCATGCCGGCAAAGATTACGGCGTCAACGGGGATGGATGCTTTAAGTCATGCCATGGAGGCCTGGGTTGGTCTGCAAAAAAATCCCCTGAGTGATGCCCATGCCACGGCAGCCATTACCCTCATCCGCCACTATCTTCCCCTTGCCATTGCGGATGGAAAAGACCGCACAGCGAGGCTGGCCCTTGCCAATGCTTCCTGCATGGCCGGGGCTGCTTTTTCCAACTCCATGGTGGGAATGGTGCATGCTCTGGGACATGCTGCCGGTGCGGTCTGCCATATACCCCATGGCGTGGCCATGGGTATCTTTCTGCCCCACGGGCTCCGGTATAATCTTTTGAAAAGGGCGGATATCATCGGAGAGCTTCTTTTGCCCTTTGCGGGGGCCGATATCTATGCGGCAACACCTTCAGCCCAGAGAGCGGACCGGCTCATTGCGTTGCTGGTTGAATTTCAGCGCTTCCTGAAAGAAAAAGCGGGATTGCCTATGCGTCTGAAGGATGCGGGAGTTCGTGACGATCAGCTGGGAGCCATTGCGCTGAAAGCCATAAATGATGGCGCGCTGATGATGAACCCCGCAGAGATGGATATGGATGATGCCCGCAGGCTCCTTGCCGAAGCTTTCTGAGGCGGCTTCGGACTTTGTATTATGGGTAAACAGAACAGGCTTGTTACCCACCAGAAGGAGATTGCTATGCGTGAGAATCGGGTCGGGGGTAATGGACACCATACGGAGTGCAGAAATCCTGCAACGGATGAGGTTCTGGGGTATTCGCCTCTGCACAGTCCGGAGGAAGTGGCAGGCTTTATCCGTAAGGCGGAGGAGGTGCACTCCGAATGGTCTGCCCTTCCCCTGAAAAGAAAAATCGTAGCAATGAAAAAGATCCGCCGCTACATGGTGGATCATCTGGATGATCTGGCACTGAGCATAGCAAGGGATAATGGCAAAACGAGAATGGATGCACTGGCAACGGAGGTCTTTCCAGCCATAGCCGCTCTTGGTTATTATTGCAGAAAAGCGGCTTTTTTTCTCAAGGACCGTTCCGTTGGGCCATCTTCTTTACTTTTCTGGAACAAACGGAGCAGGATCCGGCGCCTACCCTTTGGTGTGGTGGGTGTAATTTCTCCCTGGAATTATCCTTTTGTCATTCCGTTTTCAGAAGTGGTGATGGCTCTGCTTGCGGGAAACTGTGTGGTGCTCAAGGCGGCAACGGAAACCCAGATGGCCGGGTTGGCACTGAAGGAGTGTCTGGATGCGGGGGGATTACCGGAGGGAGTTTTTTCCTATGTAAATATGGGGGGACCGGATGCTTCCCGGGCATTTCTGGAGCATGGAGTGCAGAAACTTTTTTTTACAGGATCCGTTTCCGCAGGAAAGCAGGTTGCGGAACTGGCTGCCAGAAAACTGATTCCCGTCTGTCTGGAGCTGGGCGGGAATGACGCTATGCTGGTCTGTGAGGATGCGGACCTGCATCGTGCCGCATCCGGAGCTCTGTGGGCGGGTTTTCAGAATGCGGGCCAGTCCTGTGGCGGGGTGGAACGGGTGTATGTCCATAAAGATGTCTACGCCCCGTTTCTGGAGATTCTGAAGGAAAAGACCCTGAGACTGAGAGTAGGATATGACCTTGACCATGGGGTGGATGTGGGATGCATGACGACCCTGCGTCAGGTGGAAACCGTGCAGGGGCATCTGGCGGATGCCCTGGAGAAGGGAGCCAGCGTATTCGTCCGTGCAGCATCATATTCAGGAAAGGATTCCTCCCGGTTTGTGACTCCTGTCGTACTGACGGAAGTGGATCATTCCATGAAGGTGATGCGGGAGGAGACCTTTGGTCCCGTGCTGGCCGTGATGAAGGTGCAGGATATGGATGAGGGAGTCCGGCTGGCCAATGACTCCACTTTGGGTCTGACCTGTTCCGTCTGGTCCCGCAATGGAAAGAGGGCGGAGACCCTTGCCCGGAAAATTTTTGTGGGGGTAGCCACCATCAATGACCACCTCATGAGCCACGGGTTGCCGGAAACCCCCTGGGGAGGTCCCGGGGAAACGGGGGGAGGGCGCACCCATGGTCAGCAGGGGTTTGATGAAATGACCCTGCCTTCGGTGCTGGTGCAGGACCGTTTTGCCTTTTTTGCAAGAAAGAATCTCTGGTGGTATCCCCACGGTCCTTCCGTTTATCAGGGGATTCGCGGAGCCTGTCATTTTTTTTATGGTCATGATCTCATGCAGCGCCTGAAGGGAAGCTGGGGTCTGATCCGGATTCTGCCAAGAATGCTAAAACCGTGAGGAATGAAAAACATGAAGTGTATTACAGGTACATCCAACCGGGTTCTTGAGGTGGATCTGGGAACCCGTTCCTTTTCCGTATATATCGTTTCCCGCGAAGAGCGCAGGCAATGGCTGGGCGCCAAGGGGCTTGGGCTGAAGCTTGTCTATGACCGTATGCCCATGAATGCTGACCCTCTTGGCCCTGATAATATGGTTGCCCTGATGCCGGGGGTACTGATGGGGACGGGGGCTCCCTGCTCCGGCCGTTTCCATGCGGTTACCCGGTCGCCCATGACCGGCATTATGACTTCTTCTTCCTGCGGCGGACCTTTCGGTATGCAGTTGAAGACAGCGGGCTGGGATGGCCTGCTGATCCGGGGCCAGTCATCAGATCCTGTGATTGTAAGGGTGGATTCGGAAGGGGTGGTGTTTGAAGATGCCCGGCCTTTCTGGGGTATGAATATCTCAGAAAGCCAGAAAGCGATGGTTCACGGGAAGGAATCAGCTCTGGTTATCGGCCCGGCAGGAGAAAAGGGAGTCGTTTTTGCCAATGTGGCTTCCGGGCATCGTTTTCTGGGGAGGGGAGGGATAGGCGCTGTCCTCGGAGCCAAAAAGGTGAAAGGCATTGTGGCAGAGGGGGGCAATTTTACCATTGCTCCTGCCAGTCCCAAAGCTTTTTCCAGGGTGAAGAAACGGGGAAATGCCTATATTCAGCGCAATGAAACCAGCGCGGTGGGTCTTCGCAACTATGGTACCAATATGAACCTTAATCCTGGTAATGAGGCCAATATCCTGCCGGTTCATAATTTTCAGGCTGGCCGCCATGACAGGTCT
The sequence above is drawn from the Desulfobotulus pelophilus genome and encodes:
- the greA gene encoding transcription elongation factor GreA; this translates as MERIPITKEGYEHLKKELEHLKSVERPRNIEAIEVARAHGDLSENAEYDAAKERQSFLEGRIADLSFKLANADVIDTSKVTRDKVVFGCRILLENVDSGAEVTYQLVGPDESDISKGKISVSSPLGRAILGKVPGDEVVVDAPGGKRCYELVDIL
- the pssA gene encoding CDP-diacylglycerol--serine O-phosphatidyltransferase; protein product: MKKTNGMSRARKGVYVLPNMLTSMNLFCGFYAIISAINGQYETAAISIFVAIVFDILDGKVARATNTTSRFGIEYDSLADLISFGLAPGLLIYLWALQPMGRLGWLAAFLFMICGALRLARFNSMVDATPGSDFSGLPIPGAAAMAATTLLLCERTLVSFVEWPFIPMIMLYALSFLMVSNVRYSSFKKHSLFKRFNFHVLVACILIFVFIAAEPPVALFLISLIYVLSGPLGMLKGHKDEPVEEVLGEEKLDS
- a CDS encoding phosphatidylserine decarboxylase family protein — encoded protein: MNAFLRPELPSESGFPIARAGYPFILISVFVTAIAALAGWAWLTGLGLCASLFCFWFFRDPDRLIPADPEAMVSPADGKVIVAQRVDSHPYGDGPAFQISIFMSVFNVHVNRIPFDGTVREIRYQPGRFFNASLDKASKDNERNALLIETPSSVKFWTVQVAGLVARRIICRVREGDQVSRGVRFGIICFGSRLDLYLPEGFACSVKVGERVSAGTTTLGSLR
- a CDS encoding DNA translocase FtsK: MRREFTALFLVFMAVLLLGSLASFHPEDPSIIRSVGDTPVYNHFGIVGAWISGFLLGCFGAGSFWLPVLIGETTWRVLRKKEHPFSPGVRAAGGFLLILATGAILSGSFVPQGRFAVNSLVGGLLRDLLEHYVKEQGALLVLAFLFVAGFMVATGLSLGRVLAGLARLWVWGVRLFFAGIRALWLCVLRFCSLLKGLVLWLGQRFSLRKNAPVSSAGSLPVSVVPPPMPPKEVGGRKETPVITSRMPVKLKSRPCPVQEELPVTRSEGVFRLPPLDLLEKVPESSSPVDEDFLRSQSEILEKKLADFGVDGRVVTVTPGPVITTFEYKPAPGVKISKVTNLADDLALALKAMSIRIIAPIPGKAAIGIEVPNAVREMVHFREIVVSESFRKSKSPLTVCLGKDIVGLPVAVEMDRMPHLLIAGATGAGKSVGLNVMITSLLFKASPEEVKLIMIDPKRIELSVYDGIPHLITPVVTDMKKATAALFWAVKEMERRYELLAGLRCRNIGQYNEKVRAVREDPGKLPNEPEEDCLPEKLPYIVIVIDELADLMMVASKDVEVALARLAQMARAAGIHIILATQRPSVDVLTGIIKANFPTRMAFQVSSRIDSRTILDTSGAEALLGNGDMLFMPPGTARLQRIHGAYIGEDALMGVIAFLKEQGEPEYLSEVTEAFAGNGDGDSEGGGGDHDARYDEAVALVARNRQASISMVQRHLRIGYNRAARIIEAMEQEGVIGPADGAKPREVLVPAFDEIP
- a CDS encoding aspartate-semialdehyde dehydrogenase — protein: MSGKLLNVAVAGATGAVGNEMIRGLESRNFPVKSLKLLASSRSVGRTLSFRGQDIAVEELTADSFTGVDIALFSAGGGPSLAFAPHAAAAGCVVVDNSSAWRMDPDVPLVVPEANPEAVAGYVGKGIIANPNCSTIQMLVALAPIHRTYGLKRIVVSTYQAVSGTGKKAIDELSVQTQAVLDRADPVCGVYPHRIAFNCLPHIDVFLENGYTKEEMKMVNETRKILGDATIGITATTVRVPVFYGHSEAVNVETRMPFDMKDVRNLLRAAPGVRVVDDPAGNVYPMAIDATGQDDTLVGRIRRDESMENAMNLWIVADNIRKGAATNTIQIAEILAEKYL
- the rpoZ gene encoding DNA-directed RNA polymerase subunit omega, translating into MARVTIEDCLSKVPNRFKLVHMAAKRVRQLREGSEYLVQRAKNEDVVMALREIAAGRVVSDTDSGSKKGDK
- a CDS encoding class I SAM-dependent methyltransferase, with the translated sequence MKNVQGRGVVFVYNTDLIERTKGFMDPEEGERLFQLALDAGRMGPCLEIGSYCGKSALYMGPACQSHGGILYSIDHHRGNEEQQPGELYHDPELVDPRTGRMDTLFFLRKVLAEAELEDTVVPLVGGSDHIARFWHTPLSLVFIDGGHTFKAAYTDYVSWFSHVQPGGFLVVHDIFERPEDGGQAPWYVYETAKKSGLFEELPRTKSLGVLRRYRPGELPPDLPE